A single window of Nicotiana sylvestris chromosome 5, ASM39365v2, whole genome shotgun sequence DNA harbors:
- the LOC138869289 gene encoding uncharacterized protein: protein MAYNNVNAQLILHNKKEKAFWRQKSGLHWFKEGDVNSKFFHSMINSRRRRLYLKKIRWRENTWIEGNKEIATEAIHYFESHYSQEDTHGNSDIFSCLYNVINEEDNEFLGAPPTITEVEEVVFSFSADSAPRPDGTHLLRSLIHICLILLSKVVHKMVSSQQASFMKDRSIIENIMFTKEMTHNINQFNANGNVVMKLDMTKAFDRVD, encoded by the exons ATGGCATACAATAATGTTAATGCACAACTAATACTGCACAACAAGAAGGAGAAGGCCTTTTGGAGGCAAAAATCAGGTCTGCACTGGTTTAAAGAGGGAGATGTCAACTCCAAATTCTTTCACTCAATGATAAACTCTAGAAGGAGAAGGTTGTATCTGAAGAAGATTAGATGGAGAGAAAATACATGGATAGAAGGAAACAAAGAAATAGCTACTGAAGCAATTCACTACTTTGAATCTCATTATTCACAAGAAGATACTCATGGAAATTCTGATATATTTTCATGCTTATATAATGTGATTAATGAAGAGGACAATGAATTTCTGGGTGCACCTCCTACTATAACAGAAGTTGAAGAAGTAGTTTTCTCATTCAGTGCAGATAGTGCACCTAGACCTGATG GTACACATTTGCTGAGATCACTAATACATATATGTTTAATATT GCTTTCAAAGGTGGTGCATAAGATGGTATCTTCGCAGCAGGCTAGTTTTATGAAGGATAGGTCAATCATTGAAAACATTATGTTTACAAAGGAGATGACTCACAACATTAATCAGTTTAATGCAAATGGAAATGTTGTTATGAAACTAGATATGACAAAGGCATTTGACAGAGTAGACTGA